The nucleotide sequence CGATGacaaacacccccacagcatgatgctgccaccaccatgcttcactgtcggGGTGGTGAGAGGTTAGGTTTGCGCCCgacagtgttttccttgatggtcaaAAAGCAGAATTTTAGTctaatctgaccagagcaccttcttccatatgtttggggagtctcccacatgactTTTgacaaacaccaaacatgtttgcttatttttttctggccagtcttacgtaaagcccagctctgtggagtgtacggcttaaagtggtcctatggactgatactccaatctccactgtggagctttgcagctccttcagggttatctatggtctctttgttgcctctgattaatgccctccttgcctgtgagttttggtgggcggccctctaaaggcaggtttgttgtgggaccatattctttccattttttaataatggatttaatggtgctccgtgggatgttcaaagtttgggATATTATACTTCTCCACATCTTTGTCCCTGAgctgtttggagagctcattggtcttcatggtgccacttagTGTTGTTGCAGACTCTTtcggaacaggtgtatatatatactgagatcacgtggcacttagattgcacacaggtggactttatttaactagttatgtgacttctgaaggtgattggttgattggtgacaggattatttatttatttaggggcttcatagtaaaggggctgaatacatatgcacacaccacttttctgttttttaaagtttttgtcatttgtttaaacattttttctttttttttcacttcaccaatttggactattttgtgtatgtccattacatgaaatccaaataaaaatatagtttatattacaggttgtaaagcaataaaataggaaaaacgccaaggggatgaatacttttgcaaagcaCTGTAACTTATGTTTGGGTTGGTGTGTCACTAAGGAAGAGTGATGGTTTGTTTCTCAGCCCTACTGCCTTGCCTGTCTACTGCATGGGCCCTGCTCTAGAACACTGACAGTTCTGGAACATTCTAGGTTCTAGATAGAACCTTATTATCTAGAACATTGGTAGCAGTAGAGCATTCCAGTCAGAGAACATTCTAGACAGAATATAAGAACATTCCAGTCCTTCATCTGATATCATAGCCACCTCTCTACTCTGATTTACCCAGTTGATTAGTCTTATTTGAATGTGAAACAACCTGAACGGACAGAAAAATAATTGTACCTTTTTTAATGTACAGATATTGCATTTTCTCCCGTAGGTATTGATAAGAGGGAAACATAAGTGAGGATTATTTTAAAAGCATTATTTTTGGGTACTTAGTGTTTTTCTGTTATTTTACATCAGTGGTGACCTATGCTGGCCTGCCCTCACTGGATTTGAACGATGGAGTCAAAATCAAAGGATCAGTTTGAAACATTTGAGGACATTATTTGGTCATTATTTTAAGGAAAATAGCATTACTGATGTTATACAATACTTCTGATGCCTGAAGCCACAGTTGATACTTCAGTTGTCTGTTTCCAGTATTTGACCTAGTCGTCACCATGGTACCGTTGCTATGCCTACCACATTAATCAACCAATGCGGTGTTGCATTACTACTACAATACATTGTTATTTTATTTGCATGCATGTGAAATTCACACAATTTATCTCTTAAAGTTATGTTTGTGTGCGGTACCAATCTACAGGAAGTCATCTGCCTCTCGATTCAAATGAAATGACTGTCTGGTACAGCAGAGGGGTCCACTGTGAAAGAACCAGCCGTTCACTGAAACTTTAGCACTGTGTTATGTTCACGCTGACGTCGCGGTACACCTGTATCTATTGGAGATTGTCAATTTACTCAACCTGTGGTATTTAGAGAAACAGTACAAGTACAGTTGGAATGTTCTGTAACAAAGTATTAAACAGatgaaaaaacatgtattttaccCAATAGAAAGAGGGCTGGACGTCTATTGAGACATCACATTCCACTGCTATGTCAACTATATTCCCGAGAATGTATTCCATCTGTCAAACTCTTAACATACAGTTCTCATGTCCTCCTCACCATCTCGTCTTGTCTCACTCTCACTAACCAATGTTGatgacctgtttttgtttttaatcTATATGTTGAATAAGAAATCTACACAGTAATGTGGGCTTGCCACAGTGCACAAAGACATGGCTACATGTACATTGTAAAAGGGCATTCGTTTCATTCCTGAAATAACTGTACATCAATGAAATCCTCAATACTACTGTACGAACTGACTAAAATATAATTTTTAACCTCACCTAAGTGTTTGTTAGCCTGCTTTGAGCTGAGTAAGAGGTGTATAACTGACTATCATAGAGTTGATGTAGGAATATAACTGTATCTGCTGATTTGCTTGTAACTCCAATATCAAACCTTCCTTAACCTCTTCATTGCCCTATGGAAGTTAAGACTGTCCCCTTTACAgatatgcgtcccaaatggcaccctattaatACAGGATATAGTGCACAACTCTttatcagagccctatggcccctggttaaAATgatagcactatatagggaatcagcTCTATGGCCCCTGGTTAAAatgatggcactatatagggaatcagcTCTATGGCCCCTGGTTAAAATgatggctctatatagggaataggccctatggcccctggttaaaatgatggcactatatagggaatcagcTCTATGGCCCCATGGTTAAAatgatggcactatatagggaatcagcTCTATGGCCCCTGGTTAAAatgatggcactatatagggaatcagcTCTATGGCCCCATGGTTAaaatggcactatatagggaatcagcTCTATGGCCCCTGGTTAAAatgatggcactatatagggaatcagcTCTATGGCCCCTGGTTAAAATGatggcactataaagggaataggccctatggcccctggttaaAATgatggctctatatagggaataggccctatggcccctggttaaaatggcactatatagggaataggccctatggcccctggttaaaatgatggcactatatagggaatcagtTCTATGGCCCCTGGTTAAAatgatggcactatatagggaataggttgccatatgGCCCCTGGTTAAAATGatggcactataaagggaataggccctatggcccctggttaaAATgatggctctatatagggaataggccctatggcccctggttaaaatgatggcactatatagggaataggccctatggcccctggttaaaatgatggcactatatagggaatcagcTCTATGGCCCCTGGTTAAAatgatggcactatatagggaataggttgccatatgGCCCCTGGTTAAAatgatggcactatatagggaataggttgccatatgGCCCCTGGCTAAAGtgatggcactatatagggaataggttgccatatgGCCCCTGGTTAAAatgatggcactatatagggaataggttgccatatgGCCCCTGGTTAAAGtgatggcactatatagggaataggttgccatatgGCCCCTGGTTAAAatgatggcactatatagggaataggttgccatatgGCCCCTGGTTAAAATGAtggcactgtatagggaataggttgccatatgGCCCCTGGTTAAAatgatggcactatatagggaataggttgccatatgGCCCCTGGTTAAAatgatggcactatatagggaataggttgccatatgGCCCCTGGTTAAAatgatggcactatatagggaataggttgccatattGCCCCTGGTTAAAatgatggcactatatagggaataggttgccatatgGCCCCTGGTTAAAatgatggcactatatagggaataggttgccatatgGCCCCTGGTTAAAGtgatggcactatatagggaataggttgccatatgGCCCCTGGTTAAAGtgatggcactatatagggaataggttgccatatgGCCCCTGGTTAAAGtgatggcactatatagggaataggttgccatatgGCCCCTGGTTAAAGtgatggcactatatagggaataggttgccatatgGCCCCTGGTTAAAGtgatggcactatatagggaataggttgccatatgGCCCCTGGTTAAAatgatggcactatatagggaataggttgccatttggccCCTGGTTAAAGtgatggcactatatagggaataggttgccatatgGCCCCTGGTTAAAGtgatggcactatatagggaataggttgccatatgGCCCCTGGTTAAAatgatggcactatatagggaataggttgccatttggccCCTGGTTAAAGtgatggcactatatagggaataggttgccatatgGCCCCTGGTTAAAGTgatggctctatatagggaataggttgccatatgGCCCCTGGTTAAAGtgatggcactatatagggaataggttgccatatgGCCCCTGGTTAAAatgatggcactatatagggaataggttgccatatgGCCCCTGGTTAAAGtgatggcactatatagggaataggttgccatatgGCCCCTGGTTAAAGtgatggcactatatagggaataggttgccatatgGCCCCTGGTTAAAatgatggcactatatagggaataggttgccatatgGCCCCTGGTTAAAGtgatggcactatatagggaataggttgccatatgGCCCCTGGTTAAAGtgatggcactatatagggaataggttgccatatgGCCCCTGGTTAAAGtgatggcactatatagggaataggttgccatatgGCCCCTGGTTAAAGtgatggcactatatagggaataggttgccatatgGCCCCTGGTTAAAGtgatggcactatatagggaataggttgccatatgGCCCCTGGTTAAAGtgatggcactatatagggaataggttggcaTATGGGATGCAGAAAGACTGATGTAGGTGTGAATACTATCCAATGTACGACAACTAATAAAACCGAAAACATGCAACATACCAAATACAGGAACTGACTTATGTGGTTTTGAGGTTCTTTTGAGTACATGATTCTTTGTTACAATCAGATCAACGGGATAGTAACAGTAAACACATCTTTATTTACCTTGATTTGGCCAAAAAGCAAAACACATGAAAGGTTACCAATATCAAATTCATCCCTTCAGAGGAAGAAAATATACAAAAAAAGCAGGGCCCTAATAGGGTTGTTTTGTCCAACATATCGCCACTGTGTACAACTCAAGTCTAACTGGGAATTTAAACTGGAACGCAAGTCATGTAAACCTACAAAATGAACACACTTAACTTCATAGGACTTCAGAGCCCATGTATGGGCTAGTGTCAGATAATCTGTACATAAAGAATATATTTTAACATGGAATAATATCCTGACAATGGATCTGGCCTGGTTCTAAAATGGCTAGCTAGGTCAAAAACAGGAGAAAGTAGAAGTATACTCTGCAGGAATCTCAACAGCTCTCCAAACTAAACCACCCACTGGGATAAGACAATAATAACGTGTGTGGGTTTAAAGACTAAGGATATAAACAAAATAATTTTATTCAATATTAGAGAGGAACATTTCACGGGACAGTTTCCCCAGACTCAGATTAGTAGGTTTAGTCCTGGATtaaaaagcatgctcaatggagattctccactGAAAGTTCTTTTAAATCCAGGATTAGGTTTCAATCTGGGTACAGGAAATGGGTCACTTCAAGTTTAGGGGGTCAGCTCCAAATGATCGTTCTCAGGGTTTACCATGGAGGATTGGGGGTGGGTCAGTCAGGAGGTAGACTATCAGATATGATGTGGGGGGCATAAGGGGAGCGCATTGTCCCTCCTACGTCCTTCTGCAGTCTACCGTACAGCTCATAGCTTTTCCTCTCGTCTTTTTCctgcctcctctcttcctttaGGTCCACCTGTGTGACTGCCAGCTGGAGGCAGCAGTGGATCTGTGGGGGAAGAGAAGCCACAAGAGAAACAGCCCCAGGAAGACATGGCCTACAGGAGCATCAAGCCACAAAAACAGGCTTTTCTCACAACACATTTACTGATAGAGGTGTAACAGAGTTGGTTCAGTGAGCTACGTTTGTGAGATGAGCAGCCTAGTTTCCCGTGGCAGACTTGACATAAATGTTACTAAATAAATGCCCCATCGAGGCACTGGCAGGGCACACATGGTAGTAGCCTGAAGAGTAGCATGGACATCATGGGTTCGATACCCGGTCGTAACAAAAAGAGAGAATAACTTCTTTAAAAAGGAGAGGACATCTTTTATTACCAAACCAACAGTTTTCATAAAACACAAAGAAACAGCCAGCCGTCAGTTCACAAAACCAACCTGTGCTGCTGGATAAAGCATCCATCCAATTGGATGACCTACACTCACAGTATGTTACAAGATATTTTGTTAGTTAAAGAAGCCGTCTTGTTTAAAACAAAATAAATTGGAATTAAGATTAGTACATTGATCTACAGTAAGTAGTGGGGTGTTATACAATAACTACTAATATTTTCTAGACAGCTAGAGAACAAACTGCATCGTTTGGCCTCTGTAATGGAACCTCATCTCTTGCAAACGATACCATCAATACCGCCAGAAGGGAGAGCGATACTAAAATCCCCTCAATGTGGTGCCATCCAGAGTAAAGCATCTTAAGCGAGGTTTTAATCTTCTAAATAACATAAAAAAGGTTGCTAAAAAAATAAGCAGCTGTAACAACTTTACCATCTTAACATGAAAAAAGAGAAATGAAGGACTTCTCTACATCTGTTCCAACCAGAAGTCTTGACACAAACGCACTAAAAATGCTGTCCCTTTTCTCAGAGATATCCACAAATTCAAACAAACATAAACCCTTTTCTTTCCAAGTCCCTTCACAGGGCCCATCACCTCCGACAGATGGGGTGTCGTGCAGCAGTGCGTTCGTCACAGCAGGGTTGGTATCCGGGCCATTGAGAGAAGACTTCAGCCTTTTTCCCTGTCTTTGTCATGAAGACCTTCTCCCAAAGACATTCAATATGACCCTTGCCACAGACTAAGGTCCCTATAGTAACAAAGGGGCCTTGTcacacagaccccccccctccGGGGCAGGTGGACCCTAGGGACCCCCTCTGATTGGTTAGTTTTCTAAGAAGTCCTAAGGGGGGCGGCCTCCATTGTTGAGGCCTTTCTGCTGCCCGTGAGAAAAGGACCTGAGGTCAGAGAAGAACTGCAAATGCACACTTGCCTGGCACCATAGCAACCAGATGTGAGGGATGGTACCCATAGTAACAGGTTAGAATCCCATAGCCTAAACTAGGCAAGTCGTCCCTAACCATGAGAGTCAGTGTGACATTTATAACTGAAGATATTTGTCAAAtatacattttgttatgttaccaAAATTATTAGTTAGGTTTTACATGcgatttatttttaaaaatgagGAAAGATAAAAACATGGAGTATATGCCAAGTTCACTCACCTCAGTATATGAAGAAGATTACATCAATCTTTACAAACATTTGGTGACACACGACAAAAATACATATGGAGaataacaaaaacacacaaaacttTGAAGACGGCTTCAGAGCAAACTAAACGTAACATGAGAAAGACCGTGACAAAGCAGTAGAAAAAGGCAGTATACGTCTGGGTTTCCCAACAACACATCCACTAAACCACCCGTAGTGCAATGAGGACAGTACAGGGAAAGGCCGGTGGGTCTTGAAGGGGAAATGGACAGAATAGGAGTCGCTCAAGGTACCAATCATTTAAGTTGAAAGAATCAACCACTGGAGGTGGTGAAGACAAGTAGAGGGGTGTTAGGGAGTCAGTGTCCCCTCGGGGTGTCTCGGTCGGAAGGAGAGTCTAACACCGTGGGCCTATACCCTTTCTCCCCAGGGAACGCAGCAACGCAAAGTTATAGGTGGTGGACACCATGTAggtgagctagagagagagagagggaatgaaaggaGAGCATTGAACATTCCATGACCATCTCAGTGTAATGCTGAGcatctacagtaggctacattaaCAGTGTACTGATATGGCAATGTAACTATGGGATCTTGCCAGCAGGAAAAGTACCAGCCGTTATGACGCTAGTGTTTCTATGATCAGAATCAGCTGAGAAGCGAAAGAACAGAGAGCTACAGTGAGACTCATCAGCCATGGAGGCCTGCCATTCCTGAACACCTACACTGACTACGTCACATAGGACACAACTCTATTGTAAGGCTGTAGCCAATCTGCTCCCAGTTTAGAGATTAGGGCGGGGTCACTCACCAGCGCCAAGAGTGTGATGCCAGCCCCGGCAAACGTTGCGATGTACAGGTCGTAGGTCAGACGGAACTGTAAAAGAACAAAATCAGATGTGTGTCAAAGTAATCATGTGTCGACGCCCTAGACACGCCTCGACGCCCTAGACACGCCTCGACGCCCTAGACACGCCTCGACGCCCTAGACACGCCTCGACGCCCTAGACACGCCTCGACGCCCTAGACACGCCTCGACGCCCTAGACACGCCTCGACGCCCTAGACACGCCTCGACGCCCTAGACACGCTTTGTTTCCTGGTGTCTGCCAAATTTCATCATGAGAGAGACTGTATGACTGACCTCTCTGGTTTTGCAGACAGTGGACAGAGTCAGTCCACAAGCCTTGCCTGGCAACGCATCCCATGGTAGAAGCCCTGAAAGAAATGGGGGAAAAAAGACTGATTGTCTGCTGTCAATTTTCAGCTTTTGTAGTTGGAAACGTCACTCCAGATTTCCACAGAGTAGATTTTAATGGATTGAATTGAGCAGTCAGACTCTACATGAATGATTAGGTCGTATAGAGAACTACAGTGAGGGAAGGTTTACATATAGATGATTAGGTCTATAGAGAACTACAGTGAGGGAAGGTTTACAAATAGATGATTAGGTCTATAGAGAACTACAGTGAGGTCAGGTTTACATATAGATGATTAGGTCATATAGAGAACTACAGTGAGGTCAGGTTTACATATAGATGATTAGGTCATAAAGCGAACTACAGTGAGGTCAGGTTTACATATAGATGATTAGGTCATAAAGCGAACTACAGTGAGGTCAGGTTTACATATAGATGATTAGGTCTATAGAGAACTACAGTGAGGGAAGGTTTACATAGAGATGATTAGGTCATATAGAGAACTACAGTGAGGTCAGGTTTACATGTAGATGATTAGGTCGTATAGAGAACTACAGTGAGGTCAGGTTTACATGTAGATGATTAGGTCTATAGAGAACTACAGTGAGGGAAGGTTTACATAGAGATGATTAGGTCGTATAGAGAACTACAGTGAGGGAAGGTTTGATGTCCTTACCGTACTGCCTGGCGTCAATACAGAGCTGGTTGATGCTACCTGGGGTCTTCTCAGTCAGGACGGTGATGGTGTGGCAGGTAGTGTCCATGTTGTAGAAGAAGTAGACAGGCAAAGCAGAGAAGGCAAACACCAACAGCCACACCACCACCAGCAGGTACGTTATCAATATAAactggagatgaagggagagagagatggatgtttATGAATCATAACAGGCCAAAAATTTATCAGTTTTGTTGAGCGCTCATCTCAGCCCTCACTCTCTTATCTCCATCCCACTAGCCTCAACCCCCACTCTACCTTCACCCCACCCTGTTACCCTCACACCCCCACCCTGTTACCCTCACACCCCCACCCTGTTACCCTCACACCCCCACCCTGTTACCCTCACACCCCCACCCTGTTACCCTCACACCCCCACCCTGTTACCCTCACCCTGTTACCCtcaccccctccaccctgttaccctcaccccctccaccctgttaccctcacacttcctctcctccaccactccccccactctctcaccGTGCTACTAAGACAGCGTCCACACAGGGTGCTCCTAAACTCTCCGAAGGTCTGCTTGGTGGCGCTGGTGGTGTAGAATCCCTCCGCCAGCAGTACGATGCAGTAGAGGAAGAAGAATGAAGCCAAGCCATAGATAACATACTGGAAGTACTGGATACTAtgtagaaagagaaggaggggcagggggagaacagagagaaggaggggcaggggggggagaacagaggggcggaggggcagggggagaacagaga is from Oncorhynchus masou masou isolate Uvic2021 chromosome 32, UVic_Omas_1.1, whole genome shotgun sequence and encodes:
- the LOC135526709 gene encoding myelin proteolipid protein-like isoform X3, whose protein sequence is MSCPIGCYDCCMKCLGGVPYCSLVATLLCFSGIALFCGCGHQALTETERLIETYFARNLQDYITLAYLIQYFQYVIYGLASFFFLYCIVLLAEGFYTTSATKQTFGEFRSTLCGRCLSSTFILITYLLVVVWLLVFAFSALPVYFFYNMDTTCHTITVLTEKTPGSINQLCIDARQYGLLPWDALPGKACGLTLSTVCKTREFRLTYDLYIATFAGAGITLLALIHCCLQLAVTQVDLKEERRQEKDERKSYELYGRLQKDVGGTMRSPYAPHIISDSLPPD
- the LOC135526709 gene encoding myelin proteolipid protein-like isoform X2; the encoded protein is MGCYDCCMKCLGGVPYCSLVATLLCFSGIALFCGCGHQALTETERLIETYFARNLQDYITLAYLIQYFQYVIYGLASFFFLYCIVLLAEGFYTTSATKQTFGEFRSTLCGRCLSSTFILITYLLVVVWLLVFAFSALPVYFFYNMDTTCHTITVLTEKTPGSINQLCIDARQYGLLPWDALPGKACGLTLSTVCKTREFRLTYDLYIATFAGAGITLLALLTYMVSTTYNFALLRSLGRKGIGPRC
- the LOC135526709 gene encoding myelin proteolipid protein-like isoform X1, with the translated sequence MSCPIGCYDCCMKCLGGVPYCSLVATLLCFSGIALFCGCGHQALTETERLIETYFARNLQDYITLAYLIQYFQYVIYGLASFFFLYCIVLLAEGFYTTSATKQTFGEFRSTLCGRCLSSTFILITYLLVVVWLLVFAFSALPVYFFYNMDTTCHTITVLTEKTPGSINQLCIDARQYGLLPWDALPGKACGLTLSTVCKTREFRLTYDLYIATFAGAGITLLALLTYMVSTTYNFALLRSLGRKGIGPRC